One genomic window of Actinoalloteichus hoggarensis includes the following:
- a CDS encoding cytochrome c oxidase subunit 4, giving the protein MKVEAGIFEGTAVFAFVVAIVYGFWAQEPIGTTALVLTGGLALLVGTYFRFVSRRMEMRPEDDPEAEVSDGAGELGFFSPGSYWPFGLAAGCALVGLSLAFFHIWMLVGATVVVILTIGGLLFEYHRAPQKH; this is encoded by the coding sequence TCGCCTTCGTCGTCGCGATCGTCTACGGATTCTGGGCGCAGGAGCCGATCGGCACCACGGCCCTGGTCCTCACCGGCGGGCTCGCCCTGCTGGTGGGCACCTACTTCCGATTCGTCTCCCGGCGGATGGAGATGCGTCCGGAGGACGACCCGGAGGCCGAGGTCAGCGACGGCGCGGGGGAACTGGGCTTCTTCAGCCCCGGCAGCTACTGGCCGTTCGGCCTCGCGGCGGGCTGCGCCCTGGTCGGTCTGTCCTTGGCGTTCTTCCACATCTGGATGCTGGTCGGTGCCACGGTGGTCGTGATCCTCACCATCGGCGGGCTCCTCTTCGAGTACCACCGCGCTCCGCAGAAGCACTGA